A single Desulfovibrio porci DNA region contains:
- a CDS encoding DUF2325 domain-containing protein: protein MCVTLIGGMDRLKPEYMAAAKEGGHSLKCISRNERNFVEKIGNPDAVIVFTNKISHEAKRKAMQLARSRNIPIHMVHSCGVSSLRECLRSS from the coding sequence ATGTGCGTTACCTTGATCGGCGGCATGGACAGGCTGAAGCCCGAGTATATGGCGGCGGCCAAAGAAGGCGGGCACAGCCTCAAGTGCATCAGTCGCAATGAGCGTAATTTTGTGGAAAAAATCGGCAACCCGGACGCGGTGATCGTATTCACCAACAAGATTTCCCACGAGGCCAAGCGCAAAGCCATGCAACTGGCGCGCTCGCGCAATATCCCCATTCACATGGTTCATTCCTGCGGGGTGTCGTCCTTGCGGGAGTGCCTGCGTTCGTCATGA
- the feoB gene encoding ferrous iron transport protein B, which translates to MSAVRQFKAVEEMQGGAPGAVRIALAGNPNCGKTTVFNGYTGARQHVGNYPGVTVDRKEGRFVFNGESVTLVDLPGTYSLTAYSQEELVARRELAGNNVQAVIDVVDSSTLERNLLLTVQMLEMGMPVVLACNMMDEARAAGIHIDMERLGRLLGIPVLPMVARTGEGLKKALETAISLAREDKREPLRLSYGSDLDGLIVTLEKKISEGGLLARQYHPHWVALKLVEGDEEIRSEAAAANASLTAELEELCKKTTSHVRSTLNVSMESVITDCRYGYIRSLLRDGIIQQDPGKDRLALSDKLDKVLTNTFLGPLIMIGVLYMVFQVTFALGAYPQGWVEDGFAWLGEFCTSVMPEGLAQSLVVDGIIAGVGGVVSFVPLILIMFALIAFMEDSGYMARVAYMMDRIFRFFGLHGASVMPYIISGGIAGGCAIPGVMATRTLRSPKEKLATLLTLPYMTCGAKLPVFLLLAGAFFPESAATVMFMVMIVGWVAALVVARLLRSSIVKGEATPFVMELPPYRLPTLFSLLLHCWERAWMYLKKAGTVLVAISIVIWAGMTFPSLPEEMAAPFEQKIEQIQGRVDALPEGAEERAALEEDLAQARNTLGEEKLAYSAAGRLGRLVQPVTEPAGFDWRTDIALLAGIAAKEAVVATMGTAWALGDQDPEDAAPLAERLKSDPSWSKATALSLMLFVLLYSPCFVALVVIRQEAGSWGWVAFSILFNTLLAYVVAVAAYQVGRTVWG; encoded by the coding sequence ATGAGTGCGGTGAGACAGTTCAAAGCGGTGGAGGAAATGCAGGGCGGAGCGCCCGGAGCGGTGCGCATTGCGCTGGCGGGCAATCCCAACTGCGGCAAAACCACGGTCTTCAACGGCTATACCGGGGCTCGCCAGCATGTGGGCAACTATCCCGGCGTCACGGTGGACAGAAAAGAGGGGCGTTTTGTTTTCAACGGCGAGTCCGTGACCCTGGTGGACCTGCCCGGCACCTACAGCCTGACCGCCTATTCCCAGGAAGAACTGGTGGCCCGTCGTGAACTCGCGGGCAACAATGTGCAGGCCGTCATTGACGTGGTGGATTCCTCCACTCTGGAACGGAACCTGCTGCTGACCGTGCAGATGCTGGAAATGGGCATGCCCGTGGTGCTGGCCTGCAATATGATGGACGAAGCCCGCGCCGCGGGCATCCACATTGACATGGAACGGCTGGGCCGACTGCTCGGCATCCCGGTACTGCCCATGGTGGCCCGCACGGGCGAGGGCTTGAAAAAAGCGCTGGAAACGGCGATCAGCCTGGCTCGTGAAGACAAGCGGGAGCCGTTGCGGCTTTCCTACGGCTCGGATCTGGACGGCCTGATCGTCACGCTGGAGAAGAAAATAAGCGAAGGCGGCCTGCTGGCCCGGCAGTATCATCCGCACTGGGTGGCCCTCAAGCTGGTGGAAGGCGACGAGGAAATCCGCTCGGAAGCGGCGGCGGCCAATGCCTCCCTGACCGCCGAACTGGAAGAACTCTGCAAAAAGACCACGTCCCACGTGCGCAGCACGCTCAACGTCAGCATGGAATCCGTCATCACGGACTGCCGCTACGGCTATATCCGCAGCCTGCTCCGCGACGGCATCATCCAGCAGGACCCCGGCAAGGACCGGCTGGCGCTTTCTGACAAGCTGGACAAGGTGCTCACCAACACCTTCCTGGGCCCGCTGATCATGATCGGCGTGCTCTATATGGTCTTCCAGGTCACTTTTGCCCTGGGCGCGTATCCCCAGGGCTGGGTGGAGGACGGCTTCGCCTGGCTGGGCGAGTTCTGCACCAGTGTCATGCCCGAAGGTCTGGCCCAATCCCTGGTTGTGGACGGCATCATCGCCGGTGTGGGCGGCGTGGTCAGCTTCGTGCCCCTGATCCTGATCATGTTCGCGCTCATCGCCTTTATGGAAGACAGCGGTTATATGGCGCGCGTGGCATATATGATGGACCGCATCTTCCGCTTTTTCGGCCTGCACGGGGCCTCGGTGATGCCCTATATCATTTCCGGCGGCATTGCGGGCGGCTGCGCCATTCCCGGCGTCATGGCCACGCGCACCCTGCGCAGCCCCAAGGAAAAACTGGCGACCCTGCTGACCCTGCCGTACATGACTTGCGGGGCCAAGCTGCCGGTCTTTCTGCTGCTGGCCGGCGCGTTCTTCCCGGAGAGCGCCGCCACAGTCATGTTTATGGTTATGATCGTCGGCTGGGTGGCGGCTCTGGTGGTGGCCCGGCTGCTGCGCTCCTCCATCGTCAAGGGAGAGGCCACGCCTTTTGTCATGGAACTGCCGCCGTACCGCCTGCCCACACTCTTCAGCCTGCTGCTGCACTGCTGGGAACGGGCCTGGATGTACCTGAAAAAGGCCGGTACCGTGCTGGTGGCCATTTCCATCGTGATCTGGGCCGGTATGACCTTTCCCTCCCTGCCGGAGGAAATGGCCGCGCCTTTTGAACAGAAAATTGAACAGATCCAGGGCCGGGTTGACGCCCTGCCCGAAGGCGCGGAGGAACGCGCCGCCCTTGAGGAAGATCTGGCCCAGGCCCGGAATACTCTGGGCGAGGAAAAGCTGGCCTATTCCGCGGCCGGGCGGCTGGGCCGTCTGGTGCAGCCCGTGACCGAGCCCGCCGGTTTTGACTGGCGCACGGACATCGCCCTGCTGGCGGGCATTGCCGCCAAGGAGGCCGTGGTGGCCACCATGGGCACCGCCTGGGCTCTGGGCGATCAGGATCCCGAAGACGCCGCGCCCCTGGCCGAGCGCCTCAAGAGCGATCCTTCCTGGTCCAAGGCCACGGCCCTGTCGCTGATGCTCTTTGTGCTGCTCTATTCGCCCTGCTTCGTGGCCCTGGTGGTCATCCGGCAGGAGGCCGGAAGCTGGGGCTGGGTGGCCTTCAGCATCCTGTTCAATACGCTGCTGGCCTATGTCGTGGCCGTGGCCGCCTATCAGGTCGGCCGGACAGTCTGGGGGTAA
- a CDS encoding POTRA domain-containing protein, giving the protein MCKILLVMLFPAVLAAQLFPAAVKAAGPTTPFDQPARAAQPYEQRLREQEARQRRQLLTPPPAVEVAPRGTEALRPGGPCVTVRSIRVEGARLLSETAMRKLVSPYEGQCLNLDGINAVLQKLTNAYVERGYVTSRAVLGPQDLSQGVLVIKIIEGRVESIGPDAASTMQPRQFLTIFPGVKGSVLQLRDIEQGLDQLNRLPSNNASMRIEPGAEAGSSRVLINNVQQRT; this is encoded by the coding sequence ATGTGCAAGATTCTGCTTGTCATGCTGTTTCCGGCGGTCTTGGCAGCGCAATTGTTTCCGGCAGCCGTCAAGGCCGCCGGACCAACCACGCCGTTCGATCAGCCCGCTCGCGCGGCCCAACCGTATGAGCAGCGCCTGCGCGAGCAGGAGGCCCGGCAACGCCGGCAGTTGCTGACGCCGCCGCCCGCTGTGGAGGTCGCGCCCAGGGGAACCGAGGCGTTGCGTCCCGGCGGTCCCTGCGTGACCGTGCGCTCCATCCGGGTGGAAGGCGCGCGCCTGCTTTCCGAAACGGCGATGCGCAAACTGGTCTCCCCCTATGAGGGCCAATGCCTCAACCTGGACGGCATCAATGCCGTGCTGCAAAAGCTGACCAACGCCTATGTGGAACGCGGCTACGTCACTTCGCGGGCCGTACTGGGGCCGCAGGATCTCAGTCAGGGCGTACTGGTCATCAAAATCATTGAGGGGCGGGTGGAGAGCATCGGGCCGGATGCCGCTTCCACCATGCAGCCCAGACAGTTTCTGACCATCTTCCCCGGCGTGAAGGGTTCGGTGCTACAACTGCGCGACATCGAGCAAGGACTGGACCAGCTCAACCGCCTGCCCTCCAATAATGCTTCCATGCGCATTGAGCCCGGCGCGGAGGCGGGTTCCAGCCGGGTGCTGATCAACAACGTGCAGCAGCGCACCTAG